In Aegilops tauschii subsp. strangulata cultivar AL8/78 chromosome 3, Aet v6.0, whole genome shotgun sequence, one genomic interval encodes:
- the LOC109767749 gene encoding probable E3 ubiquitin-protein ligase ZFP1 isoform X1 has translation MAYRMVCAPQVIDLESERGHPHVHSESLIHNGNDLSDQGGQYTVRVVGNAMNAGLSDTQGYYNMNMNHPHQPVHSSPPNLGVDSGFVFPSNMYNPCMSTSMNRYASHAQSFGLPLNQVVSGSMDGSTRNENVSETARGFIKRKNAAVAGSCHFVNGSASSSSSSHTSQNPTHRPWDPSFESNVFPNVTPFNPSEYHSHNTWPSVEGSSITGSNGFNLMAAHPESAQHGNYTFQSSHASQCFQPASTTWVSQAATGIVEGVPQWSYINAMSSVPAGRFAHSGATEIVNGGFHEYQNGPSTISQGHLPYFHQHAVHSMQAHNPLDHTRVQVPYQQGHNNGVLHSGVNHSGNRFHLGPRTPGLFSNSERSFGPPQHPFLVNPVNHRNIRILPPLQHGAIMDFSRLYEGSNVVDEHRDMRLDIDSMTYEELLALEEHIGDVNTGLAKSHIVDKLKTSLYVPGATCVSNQSSEPSTENEACIICQEEYKAEDCVGILDCGHRYHAECLKQWLTVKNLCPICKTTALSAGRRSG, from the exons ATGGCATATCGAATGGTATGCGCTCCCCAAGTCATTGATCTTGAGTCTGAGCGAGGGCATCCTCATGTTCATTCTGAAAGTTTAATTCACAATGGGAATGATTTGTCCGACCAAGGCGGTCAATATACTGTCAGAGTTGTAGGCAATGCTATGAATGCTGGTCTTTCTGATACACAGGGTTACTACAATATGAACATGAATCATCCACATCAGCCTGTTCATAGTTCTCCGCCAAATTTAGGCGTTGATTCAGGTTTTGTCTTCCCATCAAATATGTACAACCCTTGCATGTCAACATCTATGAACAGATATGCCTCTCATGCTCAGAGCTTTGGATTGCCTTTAAACCAAGTTGTCTCAGGAAGTATGGATGGAAGTACTAGAAATGAAAATGTCAGCGAAACTGCTAGAGGATTCATTAAAAGGAAAAATGCCGCAGTTGCAGGAAGTTGTCATTTTGTTAATGGATCTGCAAGCTCAAGCTCATCCTCTCAtacatctcaaaatcctacacatAGGCCATGGGATCCTTCTTTTGAGTCAAATGTTTTTCCTAACGTCACACCATTCAACCCATCAGAATATCATAGCCACAACACTTGGCCATCTGTGGAAGGATCTTCCATTACTGGATCAAATGGGTTTAATTTGATGGCTGCTCACCCAGAATCAGCACAGCATGGTAACTATACATTTCAATCAAGTCATGCTAGTCAGTGCTTTCAACCTGCCAGCACTACTTGGGTTTCCCAGGCTGCAACTGGAATTGTGGAAGGAGTACCACAGTGGTCATACATCAATGCAATGTCTAGTGTTCCAG CAGGCAGATTTGCACATTCAGGGGCCACAGAAATAGTGAATGGAGGCTTTCATGAATATCAGAATGGCCCTTCAACCATTTCTCAAGGGCATTTACCTTATTTTCATCAACATGCTGTGCATAGCATGCAAGCTCATAATCCACTGGATCATACACGAGTGCAAGTCCCTTACCAACAAGGCCACAATAATGGTGTCTTACATAGTGGGGTAAATCATTCTGGTAACCGGTTCCACTTGGGTCCAAGAACTCCAGGTCTCTTCTCTAATTCTGAGCGGTCTTTTGGGCCCCCACAGCATCCGTTCCTGGTGAACCCAGTTAATCATAGGAACATAAGAATTTTGCCACCTCTG CAGCATGGTGCAATCATGGATTTTTCGAGGTTGTATGAGGGGTCAAATGTAGTAGATGAGCATAGAGATATGCGTCTAGATATAGACAGCATGACCTATGAG GAGCTTTTAGCATTAGAAGAGCACATTGGAGACGTCAATACAGGTCTGGCAAAAAGTCACATCGTAGATAAGTTGAAGACTAGCTTATATGTGCCAGGAGCAACCTGCGTGTCTAATCAGTCATCTGAACCTTCCACAGAGAATGAGGCTTGCATAATATGCCAG GAGGAGTACAAGGCTGAGGACTGCGTTGGAATCCTGGATTGTGGCCACAGATACCACGCGGAGTGCTTAAAACAATGGCTGACGGTAAAGAACCTATGCCCCATCTGCAAGACAACAGCTTTGTCTGCGGGTAGAAGAAGTGGATAA
- the LOC109767749 gene encoding probable E3 ubiquitin-protein ligase ZFP1 isoform X2 — MAYRMVCAPQVIDLESERGHPHVHSESLIHNGNDLSDQGGQYTVRVVGNAMNAGLSDTQGYYNMNMNHPHQPVHSSPPNLGVDSGFVFPSNMYNPCMSTSMNRYASHAQSFGLPLNQVVSGSMDGSTRNENVSETARGFIKRKNAAVAGSCHFVNGSASSSSSSHTSQNPTHRPWDPSFESNVFPNVTPFNPSEYHSHNTWPSVEGSSITGSNGFNLMAAHPESAQHGNYTFQSSHASQCFQPASTTWVSQAATGIVEGVPQWSYINAMSSVPGRFAHSGATEIVNGGFHEYQNGPSTISQGHLPYFHQHAVHSMQAHNPLDHTRVQVPYQQGHNNGVLHSGVNHSGNRFHLGPRTPGLFSNSERSFGPPQHPFLVNPVNHRNIRILPPLQHGAIMDFSRLYEGSNVVDEHRDMRLDIDSMTYEELLALEEHIGDVNTGLAKSHIVDKLKTSLYVPGATCVSNQSSEPSTENEACIICQEEYKAEDCVGILDCGHRYHAECLKQWLTVKNLCPICKTTALSAGRRSG; from the exons ATGGCATATCGAATGGTATGCGCTCCCCAAGTCATTGATCTTGAGTCTGAGCGAGGGCATCCTCATGTTCATTCTGAAAGTTTAATTCACAATGGGAATGATTTGTCCGACCAAGGCGGTCAATATACTGTCAGAGTTGTAGGCAATGCTATGAATGCTGGTCTTTCTGATACACAGGGTTACTACAATATGAACATGAATCATCCACATCAGCCTGTTCATAGTTCTCCGCCAAATTTAGGCGTTGATTCAGGTTTTGTCTTCCCATCAAATATGTACAACCCTTGCATGTCAACATCTATGAACAGATATGCCTCTCATGCTCAGAGCTTTGGATTGCCTTTAAACCAAGTTGTCTCAGGAAGTATGGATGGAAGTACTAGAAATGAAAATGTCAGCGAAACTGCTAGAGGATTCATTAAAAGGAAAAATGCCGCAGTTGCAGGAAGTTGTCATTTTGTTAATGGATCTGCAAGCTCAAGCTCATCCTCTCAtacatctcaaaatcctacacatAGGCCATGGGATCCTTCTTTTGAGTCAAATGTTTTTCCTAACGTCACACCATTCAACCCATCAGAATATCATAGCCACAACACTTGGCCATCTGTGGAAGGATCTTCCATTACTGGATCAAATGGGTTTAATTTGATGGCTGCTCACCCAGAATCAGCACAGCATGGTAACTATACATTTCAATCAAGTCATGCTAGTCAGTGCTTTCAACCTGCCAGCACTACTTGGGTTTCCCAGGCTGCAACTGGAATTGTGGAAGGAGTACCACAGTGGTCATACATCAATGCAATGTCTAGTGTTCCAG GCAGATTTGCACATTCAGGGGCCACAGAAATAGTGAATGGAGGCTTTCATGAATATCAGAATGGCCCTTCAACCATTTCTCAAGGGCATTTACCTTATTTTCATCAACATGCTGTGCATAGCATGCAAGCTCATAATCCACTGGATCATACACGAGTGCAAGTCCCTTACCAACAAGGCCACAATAATGGTGTCTTACATAGTGGGGTAAATCATTCTGGTAACCGGTTCCACTTGGGTCCAAGAACTCCAGGTCTCTTCTCTAATTCTGAGCGGTCTTTTGGGCCCCCACAGCATCCGTTCCTGGTGAACCCAGTTAATCATAGGAACATAAGAATTTTGCCACCTCTG CAGCATGGTGCAATCATGGATTTTTCGAGGTTGTATGAGGGGTCAAATGTAGTAGATGAGCATAGAGATATGCGTCTAGATATAGACAGCATGACCTATGAG GAGCTTTTAGCATTAGAAGAGCACATTGGAGACGTCAATACAGGTCTGGCAAAAAGTCACATCGTAGATAAGTTGAAGACTAGCTTATATGTGCCAGGAGCAACCTGCGTGTCTAATCAGTCATCTGAACCTTCCACAGAGAATGAGGCTTGCATAATATGCCAG GAGGAGTACAAGGCTGAGGACTGCGTTGGAATCCTGGATTGTGGCCACAGATACCACGCGGAGTGCTTAAAACAATGGCTGACGGTAAAGAACCTATGCCCCATCTGCAAGACAACAGCTTTGTCTGCGGGTAGAAGAAGTGGATAA
- the LOC109767749 gene encoding probable E3 ubiquitin-protein ligase ZFP1 isoform X4 has protein sequence MAYRMVCAPQVIDLESERGHPHVHSESLIHNGNDLSDQGGQYTVRVVGNAMNAGLSDTQGYYNMNMNHPHQPVHSSPPNLGVDSGFVFPSNMYNPCMSTSMNRYASHAQSFGLPLNQVVSGSMDGSTRNENVSETARGFIKRKNAAVAGSCHFVNGSASSSSSSHTSQNPTHRPWDPSFESNVFPNVTPFNPSEYHSHNTWPSVEGSSITGSNGFNLMAAHPESAQHGNYTFQSSHASQCFQPASTTWVSQAATGIVEGVPQWSYINAMSSVPGRFAHSGATEIVNGGFHEYQNGPSTISQGHLPYFHQHAVHSMQAHNPLDHTRVQVPYQQGHNNGVLHSGVNHSGNRFHLGPRTPGLFSNSERSFGPPQHPFLVNPVNHRNIRILPPLHGAIMDFSRLYEGSNVVDEHRDMRLDIDSMTYEELLALEEHIGDVNTGLAKSHIVDKLKTSLYVPGATCVSNQSSEPSTENEACIICQEEYKAEDCVGILDCGHRYHAECLKQWLTVKNLCPICKTTALSAGRRSG, from the exons ATGGCATATCGAATGGTATGCGCTCCCCAAGTCATTGATCTTGAGTCTGAGCGAGGGCATCCTCATGTTCATTCTGAAAGTTTAATTCACAATGGGAATGATTTGTCCGACCAAGGCGGTCAATATACTGTCAGAGTTGTAGGCAATGCTATGAATGCTGGTCTTTCTGATACACAGGGTTACTACAATATGAACATGAATCATCCACATCAGCCTGTTCATAGTTCTCCGCCAAATTTAGGCGTTGATTCAGGTTTTGTCTTCCCATCAAATATGTACAACCCTTGCATGTCAACATCTATGAACAGATATGCCTCTCATGCTCAGAGCTTTGGATTGCCTTTAAACCAAGTTGTCTCAGGAAGTATGGATGGAAGTACTAGAAATGAAAATGTCAGCGAAACTGCTAGAGGATTCATTAAAAGGAAAAATGCCGCAGTTGCAGGAAGTTGTCATTTTGTTAATGGATCTGCAAGCTCAAGCTCATCCTCTCAtacatctcaaaatcctacacatAGGCCATGGGATCCTTCTTTTGAGTCAAATGTTTTTCCTAACGTCACACCATTCAACCCATCAGAATATCATAGCCACAACACTTGGCCATCTGTGGAAGGATCTTCCATTACTGGATCAAATGGGTTTAATTTGATGGCTGCTCACCCAGAATCAGCACAGCATGGTAACTATACATTTCAATCAAGTCATGCTAGTCAGTGCTTTCAACCTGCCAGCACTACTTGGGTTTCCCAGGCTGCAACTGGAATTGTGGAAGGAGTACCACAGTGGTCATACATCAATGCAATGTCTAGTGTTCCAG GCAGATTTGCACATTCAGGGGCCACAGAAATAGTGAATGGAGGCTTTCATGAATATCAGAATGGCCCTTCAACCATTTCTCAAGGGCATTTACCTTATTTTCATCAACATGCTGTGCATAGCATGCAAGCTCATAATCCACTGGATCATACACGAGTGCAAGTCCCTTACCAACAAGGCCACAATAATGGTGTCTTACATAGTGGGGTAAATCATTCTGGTAACCGGTTCCACTTGGGTCCAAGAACTCCAGGTCTCTTCTCTAATTCTGAGCGGTCTTTTGGGCCCCCACAGCATCCGTTCCTGGTGAACCCAGTTAATCATAGGAACATAAGAATTTTGCCACCTCTG CATGGTGCAATCATGGATTTTTCGAGGTTGTATGAGGGGTCAAATGTAGTAGATGAGCATAGAGATATGCGTCTAGATATAGACAGCATGACCTATGAG GAGCTTTTAGCATTAGAAGAGCACATTGGAGACGTCAATACAGGTCTGGCAAAAAGTCACATCGTAGATAAGTTGAAGACTAGCTTATATGTGCCAGGAGCAACCTGCGTGTCTAATCAGTCATCTGAACCTTCCACAGAGAATGAGGCTTGCATAATATGCCAG GAGGAGTACAAGGCTGAGGACTGCGTTGGAATCCTGGATTGTGGCCACAGATACCACGCGGAGTGCTTAAAACAATGGCTGACGGTAAAGAACCTATGCCCCATCTGCAAGACAACAGCTTTGTCTGCGGGTAGAAGAAGTGGATAA
- the LOC109767749 gene encoding probable E3 ubiquitin-protein ligase ZFP1 isoform X3, which produces MAYRMVCAPQVIDLESERGHPHVHSESLIHNGNDLSDQGGQYTVRVVGNAMNAGLSDTQGYYNMNMNHPHQPVHSSPPNLGVDSGFVFPSNMYNPCMSTSMNRYASHAQSFGLPLNQVVSGSMDGSTRNENVSETARGFIKRKNAAVAGSCHFVNGSASSSSSSHTSQNPTHRPWDPSFESNVFPNVTPFNPSEYHSHNTWPSVEGSSITGSNGFNLMAAHPESAQHGNYTFQSSHASQCFQPASTTWVSQAATGIVEGVPQWSYINAMSSVPAGRFAHSGATEIVNGGFHEYQNGPSTISQGHLPYFHQHAVHSMQAHNPLDHTRVQVPYQQGHNNGVLHSGVNHSGNRFHLGPRTPGLFSNSERSFGPPQHPFLVNPVNHRNIRILPPLHGAIMDFSRLYEGSNVVDEHRDMRLDIDSMTYEELLALEEHIGDVNTGLAKSHIVDKLKTSLYVPGATCVSNQSSEPSTENEACIICQEEYKAEDCVGILDCGHRYHAECLKQWLTVKNLCPICKTTALSAGRRSG; this is translated from the exons ATGGCATATCGAATGGTATGCGCTCCCCAAGTCATTGATCTTGAGTCTGAGCGAGGGCATCCTCATGTTCATTCTGAAAGTTTAATTCACAATGGGAATGATTTGTCCGACCAAGGCGGTCAATATACTGTCAGAGTTGTAGGCAATGCTATGAATGCTGGTCTTTCTGATACACAGGGTTACTACAATATGAACATGAATCATCCACATCAGCCTGTTCATAGTTCTCCGCCAAATTTAGGCGTTGATTCAGGTTTTGTCTTCCCATCAAATATGTACAACCCTTGCATGTCAACATCTATGAACAGATATGCCTCTCATGCTCAGAGCTTTGGATTGCCTTTAAACCAAGTTGTCTCAGGAAGTATGGATGGAAGTACTAGAAATGAAAATGTCAGCGAAACTGCTAGAGGATTCATTAAAAGGAAAAATGCCGCAGTTGCAGGAAGTTGTCATTTTGTTAATGGATCTGCAAGCTCAAGCTCATCCTCTCAtacatctcaaaatcctacacatAGGCCATGGGATCCTTCTTTTGAGTCAAATGTTTTTCCTAACGTCACACCATTCAACCCATCAGAATATCATAGCCACAACACTTGGCCATCTGTGGAAGGATCTTCCATTACTGGATCAAATGGGTTTAATTTGATGGCTGCTCACCCAGAATCAGCACAGCATGGTAACTATACATTTCAATCAAGTCATGCTAGTCAGTGCTTTCAACCTGCCAGCACTACTTGGGTTTCCCAGGCTGCAACTGGAATTGTGGAAGGAGTACCACAGTGGTCATACATCAATGCAATGTCTAGTGTTCCAG CAGGCAGATTTGCACATTCAGGGGCCACAGAAATAGTGAATGGAGGCTTTCATGAATATCAGAATGGCCCTTCAACCATTTCTCAAGGGCATTTACCTTATTTTCATCAACATGCTGTGCATAGCATGCAAGCTCATAATCCACTGGATCATACACGAGTGCAAGTCCCTTACCAACAAGGCCACAATAATGGTGTCTTACATAGTGGGGTAAATCATTCTGGTAACCGGTTCCACTTGGGTCCAAGAACTCCAGGTCTCTTCTCTAATTCTGAGCGGTCTTTTGGGCCCCCACAGCATCCGTTCCTGGTGAACCCAGTTAATCATAGGAACATAAGAATTTTGCCACCTCTG CATGGTGCAATCATGGATTTTTCGAGGTTGTATGAGGGGTCAAATGTAGTAGATGAGCATAGAGATATGCGTCTAGATATAGACAGCATGACCTATGAG GAGCTTTTAGCATTAGAAGAGCACATTGGAGACGTCAATACAGGTCTGGCAAAAAGTCACATCGTAGATAAGTTGAAGACTAGCTTATATGTGCCAGGAGCAACCTGCGTGTCTAATCAGTCATCTGAACCTTCCACAGAGAATGAGGCTTGCATAATATGCCAG GAGGAGTACAAGGCTGAGGACTGCGTTGGAATCCTGGATTGTGGCCACAGATACCACGCGGAGTGCTTAAAACAATGGCTGACGGTAAAGAACCTATGCCCCATCTGCAAGACAACAGCTTTGTCTGCGGGTAGAAGAAGTGGATAA
- the LOC109767751 gene encoding ras-related protein RABA1f has protein sequence MAVAYRAEEEYDYLFKVVLIGDSGVGKSNLLSRFARDEFSLDTRSTIGVEFATKTVRVDGKLVKAQIWDTAGQERYRAITSAYYRGAVGALVVYDVTRHITFENAERWLTELRDHTDANIVVMLVGNKADLRHLRAVSPEEARAFAERHRTFSMETSALEATNVEDAFTEVLGEIYRVVSKKALDIGDDPAAPPRGKTIDVGGKDDVTPVNTGGCCSA, from the exons ATGGCGGTGGCGTATCGCGCGGAGGAGGAGTACGACTACCTGTTCAAGGTGGTGCTGATCGGGGACAGCGGCGTGGGCAAGTCCAACCTGCTGTCGCGCTTCGCCAGGGACGAGTTCAGCCTCGACACCAGGTCCACCATCGGCGTCGAGTTCGCCACCAAGACCGTCCGCGTCGACGGCAAGCTCGTCAAGGCGCAGATCTGGGACACCGCCGGCCAAGAAAG GTACCGGGCCATCACCAGCGCGTACTACCGGGGCGCCGTGGGCGCGCTCGTGGTGTACGACGTGACGCGCCACATCACGTTCGAGAACGCGGAGCGGTGGCTGACGGAGCTCCGCGACCACACGGACGCCAACATCGTGGTGATGCTGGTCGGGAACAAGGCGGACCTGCGCCACCTGAGGGCCGTCTCGCCCGAGGAGGCCAGGGCCTTCGCGGAGCGCCACCGCACCTTCTCCATGGAGACGTCCGCGCTGGAGGCCACCAACGTGGAGGATGCCTTCACGGAGGTGCTCGGCGAGATCTACCGCGTCGTCAGCAAGAAGGCCCTCGACATTGGCGACGACCCCGCCGCGCCGCCCAGGGGCAAGACCATCGACGTTGGTGGCAAGGACGACGTCACCCCAGTGAACACGGGTGGCTGCTGCTCGGCCTAG